A region from the Musa acuminata AAA Group cultivar baxijiao chromosome BXJ1-10, Cavendish_Baxijiao_AAA, whole genome shotgun sequence genome encodes:
- the LOC135595006 gene encoding sialyltransferase-like protein 1 — MVRRTATSLAPMLRFCLRTVLRATVMRSFIRVPFVLLLVVTAFSWRSVFRRGVTQAPLVDEDESLFDVEDASLLDAEALNATLYNLTDAEAGGVELQQEVLDLMGGRLESVYAAGGQSHIISIWRSMRYAGSRPGLLARLRFPARPEHPDRGRLFQEFRWRLSDWFLDSRGLQPEVMSELIERIKRPIDRHYGYPHTGRPYATCAVVGNSGVLLKSAHGRLIDGHDLVIRLNNARTAGYQQHVGSKTTISFINSSILHSCAMRLSCYCNPYGHFVPIVVYICQPAHFLDYLICNSTHKSSLLVTDGGFDTLCTRIVKYYSLKRFVEDTGKHPMLWGKFHDEKLFHYSSGMQAVMLGLGICKRVNVFGFGKSVDANHHYHTNQTAELNVLDYAAECDFYRDLVERPQAIPYLRITKIKVPPVVFYH, encoded by the coding sequence ATGGTGCGGAGGACGGCGACCTCTTTAGCTCCGATGCTGAGATTTTGCCTCCGAACAGTCTTGAGGGCTACAGTGATGAGGAGCTTCATTCGCGTCCCTTTCGTCCTCCTCCTCGTGGTAACCGCATTCAGCTGGCGCTCGGTGTTTCGCCGCGGCGTCACGCAGGCGCCCTTAGTCGACGAGGACGAGTCCCTGTTCGACGTCGAGGACGCGTCCCTGCTTGACGCCGAGGCCCTCAACGCGACCCTCTACAACCTCACCGACGCTGAGGCCGGCGGGGTGGAGCTGCAGCAGGAAGTGCTGGACCTTATGGGCGGGAGACTAGAATCCGTCTACGCCGCCGGCGGGCAGTCCCACATTATCTCCATCTGGCGGAGCATGAGATACGCAGGGAGTCGGCCGGGGCTTTTGGCCCGACTCCGGTTCCCCGCTCGGCCGGAGCACCCCGATCGCGGCCGGCTGTTCCAGGAGTTCCGCTGGCGGCTCAGCGATTGGTTCCTCGACAGTCGCGGACTCCAGCCGGAGGTCATGTCGGAGCTCATAGAGCGCATCAAGCGCCCCATCGATCGGCACTACGGGTACCCGCACACCGGCCGGCCATACGCCACCTGCGCCGTGGTCGGCAACAGTGGCGTCCTACTCAAGTCCGCACACGGCCGCCTCATCGATGGCCACGACCTCGTCATCCGCCTCAACAACGCCCGCACCGCGGGCTACCAGCAGCACGTCGGCTCCAAGACCACCATCTCCTTCATCAACAGCAGCATCCTCCACTCCTGCGCCATGCGCCTGAGCTGCTACTGCAACCCGTACGGCCACTTCGTCCCCATCGTCGTCTACATTTGCCAGCCAGCCCATTTCCTCGACTACCTCATCTGCAATTCCACCCACAAGTCCTCGCTGCTCGTCACCGACGGCGGGTTCGACACCCTCTGCACCCGCATCGTCAAGTACTACTCGTTGAAGAGATTCGTCGAGGACACCGGAAAGCACCCCATGTTGTGGGGCAAGTTCCACGACGAGAAGCTGTTCCATTACTCGTCAGGGATGCAGGCCGTCATGCTTGGGTTGGGCATCTGCAAGAGGGTGAACGTCTTCGGGTTCGGCAAGTCGGTGGATGCGAACCACCACTACCACACCAACCAGACGGCGGAGCTGAACGTGCTCGATTACGCGGCGGAGTGCGATTTCTACCGCGATCTGGTCGAGCGGCCGCAGGCGATACCGTACCTGAGAATCACCAAAATTAAGGTCCCTCCTGTTGTTTTCTACCACTGA
- the LOC103968350 gene encoding protein SELF-PRUNING isoform X2 — MSRPVEPLVVGRVIGEVLDSFRPSVRIMVTYSSNKLVFNGHEFYPSTVTSRPRVEVQGGDMRSFFTLVMTDPDVPGPSDPYLREHLHWIVTDIPGTTDASFGREVVSYESPRPNIGIHRFVFVLFKQKRRQAVSPPASRDRFSTRRFAEENGLDLPVAAVYFNSQRETAARRR; from the exons ATGTCCAGGCCAGTGGAACCCCTAGTTGTTGGGAGGGTGATTGGAGAGGTTCTGGACTCTTTCAGACCCAGTGTGAGGATCATGGTCACCTACAGCTCCAACAAGCTGGTCTTCAATGGCCATGAGTTCTACCCTTCTACAGTCACATCAAGGCCCAGAGTCGAGGTGCAGGGTGGTGACATGAGGTCCTTCTTCACACTG GTTATGACAGATCCAGACGTCCCAGGGCCAAGCGATCCATATCTCAGGGAGCACCTGCATTG GATTGTGACCGACATTCCAGGCACAACAGATGCTTCTTTTG GAAGGGAGGTGGTGAGCTACGAGAGCCCCCGGCCGAACATTGGCATCCACAGGTTCGTCTTCGTGCTCTTCAAGCAGAAGCGACGGCAAGCCGTCAGCCCGCCGGCCTCGAGGGACCGCTTCAGCACGCGCCGTTTCGCCGAGGAGAACGGCCTCGACCTCCCCGTCGCCGCCGTCTACTTCAATTCTCAGCGGGAGACCGCTGCCAGGCGGCGATAG
- the LOC103968350 gene encoding protein SELF-PRUNING isoform X1, whose product MSRPVEPLVVGRVIGEVLDSFRPSVRIMVTYSSNKLVFNGHEFYPSTVTSRPRVEVQGGDMRSFFTLVCFQTLVSRRDTPSIYLHSPCAVELFQVMTDPDVPGPSDPYLREHLHWIVTDIPGTTDASFGREVVSYESPRPNIGIHRFVFVLFKQKRRQAVSPPASRDRFSTRRFAEENGLDLPVAAVYFNSQRETAARRR is encoded by the exons ATGTCCAGGCCAGTGGAACCCCTAGTTGTTGGGAGGGTGATTGGAGAGGTTCTGGACTCTTTCAGACCCAGTGTGAGGATCATGGTCACCTACAGCTCCAACAAGCTGGTCTTCAATGGCCATGAGTTCTACCCTTCTACAGTCACATCAAGGCCCAGAGTCGAGGTGCAGGGTGGTGACATGAGGTCCTTCTTCACACTGGTATGCTTCCAAACCCTAGTCTCGAGGAGAGACACACCGAGCATCTATCTACACTCACCTTGTGCTGTGGAATTGTTTCAGGTTATGACAGATCCAGACGTCCCAGGGCCAAGCGATCCATATCTCAGGGAGCACCTGCATTG GATTGTGACCGACATTCCAGGCACAACAGATGCTTCTTTTG GAAGGGAGGTGGTGAGCTACGAGAGCCCCCGGCCGAACATTGGCATCCACAGGTTCGTCTTCGTGCTCTTCAAGCAGAAGCGACGGCAAGCCGTCAGCCCGCCGGCCTCGAGGGACCGCTTCAGCACGCGCCGTTTCGCCGAGGAGAACGGCCTCGACCTCCCCGTCGCCGCCGTCTACTTCAATTCTCAGCGGGAGACCGCTGCCAGGCGGCGATAG